CGGAGGCTCGTGGTCTTGCCCCGTGTGATCCGCAGACGGGGCTCCAGGCCGTCCAGCACCCGGGGCGCCGTGACCGGCAGGAACGCCCGGGCGCCCTCGGGCTCGACCATGGCCAGCAGCCGCAGGATCAGCAGGAGCACCTCGTGCTCCGCCCGCACCCGCCCCCGGTCGTCCACCAGGCGCAGGTTCTGGCCTCCGGGCGAGATGTAGAACCCCAGGTCGGCGTGCAGAGCGCCCACGATGTCCTCTGCCTGTTTGAGGATCCGGTCCAAGTCGTACATGCGCCGGGTCAGCCGGCGCTCGTCGGGGTAGGCATTGAGCACCACGGTGCGGCAGCCCAGGGCGTTCAGGAGGGGGGGCAGGTACTCGCCCGTGGTGCCGTTGTCCAGGTCCACCACCACCCGGAATCGCCGCGCGCGCACCGCGTCCGCATCGATCTCCCGCAGGAACCCTTCGCGGTAGAACGCGTCGATCCCGGATAGCTCCAGGATGGCCCCCACCTCGGAGTGGTCCACCCGGCGAAAGTTCTCCTTGAAGAAGATGCGTTCGATCGACTTCTCCACGCCGGTGTCGATCCGGTTGCCGGCCTCATCGTAGAACACGATCTGGGTGCTGCGGCTGTCCGACGGGCTCTGTTGGAAGTACACCCCCGCCACCTCGCCGAAGCTGGCCAGCTTGTAGCGGGTGACGGGCACCGGCACCATCTTCACGTCGTGCACATCCACCCCCGTGGACAGGATGCCCCCGAGGAACGCCCTCTTGAGCATCCGGCTGGCCTTCAGGTAGTCGCGGCCCACCAGGATCGCCGTGTTGGGCCGCAGGATCGATCCCATGGCCGCCCCCAGCTTGGCCGCGAACTCCGGCGAGAGCTCGATGTTCGTGCGGCCCTCCACCGCGCCGGCCTCGAACACCGACTTCTTCCATTTGTCGCCCCACACCAGGTTGGCGGAGAGCACCGCCCCGGGCTCCACCTTCTTGTCGGGCCACACCATGAGGTCCCGCTCGAAGGACGCCCGGTCGCCCACCTCGGTGCCCTCGGCCACGACCGCTCCCTTCTCCATGCGCACGGCCTCACCCACCCACACCCGGTCGCACAGCACCACCCGCCGGAGCCTCGCCCCCGGCCCCACCCGCACCTCGTTCCACAGCACGCTCGAAGCCAGGACGGCGCCGTCCCCGATCCGGCACCCCCTTCCCACCACGGAGTCCTCGAGTTCCACCGCACCGCCCACCTCGACCCCGGCCCCCAGCACCACCCGGCCCCTCACCCTCAGGCCCTCGGGCGGCACGAACCCCTCGTCCTCGACCCACAGCTCCCCCCCGTCGGTCTCGATTCGGCGGCCCGGGAACGAAAGCCTCACCTTCCCCGACAGCACGTCCGCCACGGCGTCCCGGTACGCGTCCGGGTCGCCCACGTCGCGCCAGTACCCCTCGGCGCACATCCCGTAGATCGGCACCTCCTCGCGCAGGAACGAGGGGAACAGGTCCTTGGAGAAGTCGAACGGCCGGCCCCGGGGGATCCGGGCCAGCACCTCGGGCTCGAGCACGTAGATCCCGGTGTTCACGGTGTCGCTGAACACCTCCCCCCACCCCGGCTTCTCGAGGAACCGCAGGATCCGGCCGTCCGCGTCGGTGATCACCACCCCGAACTGGAGGGGGTTCGGCACCCGGGTGAGGGTGATCGTGACCGGGGTGCGCTTCTCCTTGTGGAACGAGGTGATGGCGCCCAGGTCGAAGTCGGTGATCACGTCTCCCGACAAGACGAGGAAGGTCTCGTCCAGGAAGGTCTCGGCACACTTGACCGCACCGGCCGTGCCGAAGTCCTCGTCGGGGAGCACGTACCGGAGCCGGAGGCCGAACCGGGATCCGTCCCCGAAGTGGTCCCGGATCGCGTCGGGCATGTAGTACAGGAGGATCACCACCTCCTCGATGCCGGCCCCCCGCACCCGCTCGAGGATGTGTTCCATCATTGGGCGGTTCACCACCGGGACCATGGGCTTGGGCAGGCTGTGGGTCAGGGGTTGGATGCGGGTACCGAACCCGCCGGCCATCAGAACCGCTTTCATGAAACCCCTCCTCCTGGTCGAATGCACAACCAACGAACCGGCAAACAAAAGCCCGGCCGAGCCGGGCCTCGATCTGGGGGGGCGGATCCGTCGCTACTGATCCCGCGTGCCGCCGTAGCGCCGCTCGATCACCCGCGCGATCTCGGCCTTGAGCTCGTCGAGGCTCCCCGATTTCACCACGTACGCGTCGGCCAGCCAGGCGGAGTAGTCGGTCTTGAACGAGCTGTACGCCGTGGACAGCACCACCGGCACGTCCCGGTGGGTGCGGGAGAACTCCTGGAGGAACTGAAGACCGCTCTCGCCCCTCAGCTTGATGTCGAGTACCACCGCGTGGACCTCGTTCTCCTCCAGCAGGCCCCGGGCCTCCTCCCCGCTGCCCGCGCACAGCACCCGGTACCCTGCCTCCTCCAGCTCCTCCCGGTACAGGACCCGGATGCTCTCCTCGTCGTCCACCACCAGCACGGTGTACATGGCGCCTCCTCCTGGCGATGCGAAGCGGATTCATCTTAGCATCCCGTTCCCTCTGGTCAAACCGACCCGCCCCGACGAAACCGGTAAAGTCTCGGCGGCCGGGGTACGAAAAGAAGATCAACCCACCCCCGGCCCGGAGGACTGCGTTGGAGAGCCCGAACCTCCCCATCGATTCGATCCCCCCGGAACTGGCCCCGGCGGCCTGGGCCCTCCTGGCCGAGATCGCCCGTCGGATCCCCCCGTTCCTGGGCCAACCGCCGAGGGTCCTCCTGGAGCAGGCCCCCGACGGCACGGCCCTGTCCGAGGCGCTGGCCGCGTTCCTGGCCTGGCTCGAGACCGCCCCGGCCCAGTGGGGCACCCGCATGGAGGAGCTCGAGGCCCTGTTCGGGGAGATGGGAGCGGTGGTCGGGGAGCTGGACGGCCGGGTGAGGAGGTTCGTGCAGCACGCCCGCAGGTACGCCACGGAGCACGAGGGGCTGACCGCGTCGGTGGAGGAGGCCCTCGGCCGGCTGGACGCCGGGCTGGTGGACGACGCCTTCCGCCCCGCGCTCGAGCCGATCCTGAGGACGCTGCGCTCCGAGGCCGTGAGGGAACAACGGGAGACCCGACGCCTGGAGGAGGAGGCCGGGCTGCTGAGGGACCTGCTGGGAGGGCTGCGCGAACGGCTGGGGCAGGTGGAGAACAAGGTGCGGGCGCTGCGCACCCAGAGCCTGCGGGACCCCCTGACCGGTCTGTGGAACCGGGGCGCCTGGGACGATCGCCTGGCCGAGGAGACCGCCCGGGCCGTGCGGTACCTGCAACCCTTCTCGGTGATCCTGTGGGACGTGGACCGGTTCAAGGAGGTCAACGACCGCCACGGCCACCCCACCGGAGACCTGGTGCTCCAGGCGCTGGCCGGCCGCACCCTCCAGGCCCTGCGGCGCAGCGACTTCGTGGCCCGGTACGGGGGCGAGGAGTTCGCCGTGCTCCTGCCCCACACCGAGGGCGATGCGGCCCGGATCGTAGCGGAGAAGCTGCGACGGCTGGCCGAGACGGCCCCGATCCGGACCCAGGCCGGTCCGGTGCGGGTGACCCTGAGCGTGGGGGTGGCCACCTGGCAGCCGGGCGAGGACGAACAGGCCCTGGTGCAACGCGCGGACGACGCCCTCTACCAGGCCAAGAGGGCCGGCCGCAACCGGGTGATGGCGGCCCAGTCCCCCTCGGGGCAACCCAAAAAAGCGGCTCAGCCCGCTTGACAGGGTCGGGCCCATCGGGTATAAAGCGCGTCTCATTCGCGCTGGGGGATCGTCTAAGGGTAGGACAGCGGACTCTGGATCCGCGAGTGAGGGTTCGAATCCTTCTCCCCCAGCCAACCGATTCGTACAAGACGGTCCCGTCGTCTAGCCAGGCCTAGGACACCGGCCTCTCACGTCGGCGACACGGGTTCAAATCCCGTCGGGACCGCCATCTTTTTGGGACCCCGGCGCCGAGCGGCGTCGGGGTCCCTGTGTTTTTCCCGCCCGTCCGGGCAAAGGAGGAGATCACCCCGTGGACCATCCGCACCGTTTCGGCGAACACCTTGACCGGCCGGTCGTGCCGGTGCTCGCGGCCGTCTCGGTCCTGGCCGTGGGCGCCGCCTACGGAGCCGCCCTGGCATGGACCCAGAGAAGCCTGGGGATCCCGGTGGGAGACATCCCGGCCCAGCGGATCCCCTTCCAGATCCTGCTGCTCGGGAACCTGTTCGGGGGGATCGGGGCGGTGGCGGCCGCCCACTTCGGGGGAAGCATCGTTCTGTGGCTCATGGGCCGGGCGGTGGGCGGGCCGGGCCGGTTCGGCCGGGTGTACCGCGGGGCGGCCCTGCTCCTGTGGGCGGCCCTGCCGGCGCTCCCGGCGGTGGCGCTGCGGGTGTTGGCCCCGGGGGCTCCCCTCCCGGACGGCCTGGCCGTCGGTGCGGGCCTGGCCGGGGTCCTGCTGCTCGCCGGCGCCTACCACCTGTGCCGCCGGACCCAACCCCTGCCCCCGTGGCGGGCCCTGCTCGCCGTCCTCCTCGCCGGCGCCTTCGTGGGATCGCTCGCCCTCCTTTGACCGGCCGCCGGAACTTTGCATAACATGGCCCCTTCCAAAGGTCGTCGGAACGGCTCCCGAGGAAGGGACGGGCCCCGCCACCGATATCCGACGCTCCCCACACCTCCTCATCCAGGGGAATCCGAATGACCCGCGCCATCGACCCGGCCTACCTCTCCCCCACCCCGATCCTCGATGCGGATCACCCAACGGTTCGGGGGTTCGCCCGCGAGGCGGTGGGGGGCCGCACCGACCCGGTGGAGCGGGCGGTGGCCCTGTACTACGCGGTGCGGGACGGCCTCTGGTACGACCCCTACTCCCCGTTCTACAAGCCCGAGCACTACCGGGCCAGCCGGGTGATCAAGGCGGGCCGGGGCTACTGCGTGCAGAAGGCCTCGGTCATGATCGCGGCGGCCCGGGCCCTGGGGATCCCGGCGCGGGTGTCGTTCGCCACGGTGCGAAACCACCTGGCCACCCGCCAGCTCCTGGAGTACCTGGGCTCGGACCTGTTTGTGTACCACGGGGTGGTCGAGCTCTTTCTCGAGGGCCGGTGGGTCAAGGCCACGCCGGCGTTCAACCGCGAGCTGTGCGACCGGCACGGCGTGGAGCCGCTGGAGTTCGACGGCCGCCACGACTCCATCTTCCAGCCCTACAACCGGCAGAACCAACGGTTCATGGAGTACGTGGAGTTCCACGGCACCCACGCCGACATCCCCCTGGACGAGATCCTGGCGGCGTGGCGCCGGGCGTACGGAGACCACCGGGTGGACGCCTGGATCCGGATGCACGAGACGAAGGGCTCGGCGCGCCCCCGGGACTTCCTGGCGGAAGAGGTGGTCACCGACTGAACCGGGCCAACCTCCGCAACGCCTTCACCTTGTCGGACCGGTCCACCTTCG
This is a stretch of genomic DNA from Deferrisoma camini S3R1. It encodes these proteins:
- a CDS encoding sugar phosphate nucleotidyltransferase, which encodes MKAVLMAGGFGTRIQPLTHSLPKPMVPVVNRPMMEHILERVRGAGIEEVVILLYYMPDAIRDHFGDGSRFGLRLRYVLPDEDFGTAGAVKCAETFLDETFLVLSGDVITDFDLGAITSFHKEKRTPVTITLTRVPNPLQFGVVITDADGRILRFLEKPGWGEVFSDTVNTGIYVLEPEVLARIPRGRPFDFSKDLFPSFLREEVPIYGMCAEGYWRDVGDPDAYRDAVADVLSGKVRLSFPGRRIETDGGELWVEDEGFVPPEGLRVRGRVVLGAGVEVGGAVELEDSVVGRGCRIGDGAVLASSVLWNEVRVGPGARLRRVVLCDRVWVGEAVRMEKGAVVAEGTEVGDRASFERDLMVWPDKKVEPGAVLSANLVWGDKWKKSVFEAGAVEGRTNIELSPEFAAKLGAAMGSILRPNTAILVGRDYLKASRMLKRAFLGGILSTGVDVHDVKMVPVPVTRYKLASFGEVAGVYFQQSPSDSRSTQIVFYDEAGNRIDTGVEKSIERIFFKENFRRVDHSEVGAILELSGIDAFYREGFLREIDADAVRARRFRVVVDLDNGTTGEYLPPLLNALGCRTVVLNAYPDERRLTRRMYDLDRILKQAEDIVGALHADLGFYISPGGQNLRLVDDRGRVRAEHEVLLLILRLLAMVEPEGARAFLPVTAPRVLDGLEPRLRITRGKTTSLRTSELHEYTFVSEAPGKYAFPRFLHAPDAMFAAAKILELLARAGVDASEVLDSLPPFTYERRQIPCPHELKGRVMRRMSEDSVDKEASFVDGVQVLLGDTSVLLLPDPYRPVLHLVVEGPDPAAVSRELAAYENKVRTWLAG
- a CDS encoding response regulator, giving the protein MYTVLVVDDEESIRVLYREELEEAGYRVLCAGSGEEARGLLEENEVHAVVLDIKLRGESGLQFLQEFSRTHRDVPVVLSTAYSSFKTDYSAWLADAYVVKSGSLDELKAEIARVIERRYGGTRDQ
- a CDS encoding GGDEF domain-containing protein — encoded protein: MESPNLPIDSIPPELAPAAWALLAEIARRIPPFLGQPPRVLLEQAPDGTALSEALAAFLAWLETAPAQWGTRMEELEALFGEMGAVVGELDGRVRRFVQHARRYATEHEGLTASVEEALGRLDAGLVDDAFRPALEPILRTLRSEAVREQRETRRLEEEAGLLRDLLGGLRERLGQVENKVRALRTQSLRDPLTGLWNRGAWDDRLAEETARAVRYLQPFSVILWDVDRFKEVNDRHGHPTGDLVLQALAGRTLQALRRSDFVARYGGEEFAVLLPHTEGDAARIVAEKLRRLAETAPIRTQAGPVRVTLSVGVATWQPGEDEQALVQRADDALYQAKRAGRNRVMAAQSPSGQPKKAAQPA
- a CDS encoding YIP1 family protein — encoded protein: MDHPHRFGEHLDRPVVPVLAAVSVLAVGAAYGAALAWTQRSLGIPVGDIPAQRIPFQILLLGNLFGGIGAVAAAHFGGSIVLWLMGRAVGGPGRFGRVYRGAALLLWAALPALPAVALRVLAPGAPLPDGLAVGAGLAGVLLLAGAYHLCRRTQPLPPWRALLAVLLAGAFVGSLALL
- a CDS encoding transglutaminase-like domain-containing protein; amino-acid sequence: MTRAIDPAYLSPTPILDADHPTVRGFAREAVGGRTDPVERAVALYYAVRDGLWYDPYSPFYKPEHYRASRVIKAGRGYCVQKASVMIAAARALGIPARVSFATVRNHLATRQLLEYLGSDLFVYHGVVELFLEGRWVKATPAFNRELCDRHGVEPLEFDGRHDSIFQPYNRQNQRFMEYVEFHGTHADIPLDEILAAWRRAYGDHRVDAWIRMHETKGSARPRDFLAEEVVTD